One Camelina sativa cultivar DH55 chromosome 3, Cs, whole genome shotgun sequence genomic window carries:
- the LOC104778656 gene encoding probable disease resistance RPP8-like protein 2 isoform X1 has product MVEGVVSFGVQKLWELLSRESHRLQGVEDQVSELKHQIGTLQSLLEDADAKRLESKRVNNFLEDVKDIVYDAEDIFETFLLKEERGKEKGIRRRTKRFACFLVDLQKMGSDIKDLTMRISEVVGRMQGFGIQQIIDGGHSPSVQDRQREQREFRQTFPNNYESDLVGVEKIVDNLVGHLVENDSIQMVSISGMGGIGKSTLARQVFHHDMVRRHFDGFAWICVSQEFTQKHIWQRILQELRPHDKAITHVEELQSKLFQLLETDRYFIVLDDIWKEEDWDRRKTVFPKKSGLKMLVTSRNEGVGLHADPTCFAFRPKILTPEESWKLCKRIVFPRRDETGTLSDLIKVDEGLEALGNKMVTYCGGLPLAVKVLGGLLAMKQTVTEWKRVCDSIGPQIIGAYHFDDKNLNPVFRVLSLSYENLPRCLKHCFLYLAHYPEDYKINVTKLFSYWAAEGIITSFYNGATIRDSAEGYLEELVRRNMVIAEKSYLTTRIEYFHMHDMMREVCLSNAREENFLQVIKVPESTSTFNAQSSSRARRLAVHSGSDALHMLGDKKNKKARSLLLLGVEEDFWIQSSPGSRRLPLLRVLDLSGVKFEGGKLPSSIGKLIHLRFLSLFNARVSYLPSSLRKLKLLLHLNLSVSAESVYVPNVLKEMQELRYLSLPASMCNKTMLELGDLVHLETLWFFSTKHSIVTDLLCMSKLRALYVCFTDGCTSESLTSSLRELRNLEKLSLYVSHKISLADNGGEFVLDFIHLKDLVLCMHMPRFPDQYRFPPHLAHIGLFECRMEEDPMLVLEKLLHLKSVVLTFGAFVGKRMVCSKGGFPQLCALELCAQYDLEEWMVEEGSMPCLHTLTIIECKKLKDLPDQLRYITSLKELQMKGMTTEWKVKLVPGGEDYYKVQHIPSVQIIKCDDE; this is encoded by the exons ATGGTTGAGGGAGTTGTGTCATTTGGAGTACAAAAGCTTTGGGAGCTCCTGAGTCGAGAATCACACCGACTACAGGGAGTTGAAGACCAAGTTTCTGAACTAAAACATCAGATTGGAACATTACAGTCATTGTTGGAAGATGCAGATGCCAAAAGACTTGAAAGTAAAAGGGTGAATAACTTCTTGGAAGATGTCAAAGACATTGTTTATGATGCTGAGGATATATTCGAAACTTTTCTTcttaaagaagaaagaggaaaagaaaaagggatCAGGAGGCGTACGAAAAGATTTGCGTGCTTCTTAGTTGACCTCCAGAAAATGGGTTCAGATATAAAAGACTTAACTATGAGAATCTCTGAAGTGGTTGGGCGTATGCAGGGTTTTGGGATCCAACAGATCATCGATGGTGGCCATTCACCATCTGTGCAAGACAGACAAAGGGAGCAAAGGGAGTTCCGACAGACATTTCCTAACAATTATGAAAGCGATCTTGTGGGGGTGGAAAAGATTGTTGACAACTTGGTTGGTCATTTAGTTGAAAATGATAGCATTCAAATGGTATCTATATCCGGGATGGGCGGTATTGGTAAATCCACTCTGGCCAGACAAGTTTTTCATCATGACATGGTAAGACGCCATTTTGATGGGTTCGCATGGATCTGTGTTTCACAAGAGTTCACACAGAAGCATATTTGGCAAAGGATCTTGCAGGAACTTAGACCACATGATAAGGCCATTACACATGTGGAAGAACTCCAGAGTAAACTCTTCCAGCTATTGGAAACCGACCGATACTTCATCGTCCTTGACGATATatggaaagaagaagactgGGATAGAAGAAAAACAGTGTTTCCGAAGAAAAGTG GTTTGAAGATGCTAGTTACTTCTCGCAATGAGGGTGTTGGTTTACATGCTGATCCAACATGTTTTGCCTTTAGACCAAAAATACTTACTCCCGAAGAAAGTTGGAAGCTATGTAAGAGGATAGTATTCCCTAGAAGAGATGAAACCGGTACGCTTTCAGatctaattaa AGTTGATGAAGGACTAGAAGCCTTGGGTAATAAAATGGTTACATATTGTGGAGGACTGCCGTTAGCCGTTAAAGTGTTGGGTGGGTTGTTAGCTATGAAACAGACAGTTACTGAATGGAAAAGAGTATGTGACAGTATTGGACCTCAGATCATAGGAGCATATCACTTTGATGACAAAAATCTCAATCCAGTTTTCCGAGTATTGTCTTTGAGCTATGAAAACTTGCCAAGGTGTTTAAAGCATTGTTTCCTCTACCTAGCCCACTACCCGGAGGATTACAAGATAAATGTGACTAAATTGTTTAGTTATTGGGCTGCAGAAGGAATTATAACGTCATTTTACAATGGAGCAACCATTCGAGATAGTGCAGAAGGCTATCTAGAAGAGCTAGTGAGGAGAAATATGGTTATTGCTGAAAAGAGCTATTTGACTACAAGAATAGAATACTTTCACATGCATGACATGATGAGAGAGGTATGTTTATCAAATGCAAGAGAAGAGAATTTTCTTCAAGTCATCAAAGTCCCTGAATCCACCTCTACCTTCAATGCTCAATCTTCTAGCAGAGCTCGCCGACTTGCCGTACATAGTGGTAGTGATGCCCTACACATGCTGggggataaaaaaaataaaaaagccagATCTCTTTTACTGTTGGGAGTTGAAGAAGACTTTTGGATACAGTCATCTCCAGGCTCTCGAAGATTACCATTGCTTAGAGTGTTGGATCTCTCTGGAGTAAAGTTTGAGGGAGGGAAGTTACCTTCCAGCATTGGAAAGCTCATCCACTTGAGATTCTTGAGCTTATTCAACGCAAGGGTATCTTATTTACCTTCTTCTCTGCGGAAACTAAAGCTTCTGCTCCATTTGAACTTAAGTGTTTCTGCGGAATCAGTTTATGTGCCAAATGTTTTGAAAGAGATGCAAGAACTAAGGTATCTCTCCTTACCTGCGTCAATGTGTAATAAAACAATGTTGGAACTGGGTGATCTAGTGCATCTGGAGACGTTGTGGTTTTTCTCGACGAAACACAGTATTGTGACGGACCTCCTCTGCATGTCCAAGCTCAGGGCTCTTTATGTATGTTTCACTGACGGGTGTACTTCTGAATCTCTAACGTCATCTCTACGTGAATTGAGAAACCTGGAGAAGCTTAGTTTATATGTTTCACACAAAATCAGCTTGGCTGATAACGGGGGCGAATTCGTTCTGGATTTTATTCATCTTAAGGATTTAGTGTTGTGCATGCATATGCCAAGGTTTCCTGATCAATATCGGTTCCCTCCCCACCTTGCTCACATAGGACTATTCGAATGCCGCATGGAGGAGGATCCAATGTTGGTTCTAGAGAAGTTGCTTCATTTGAAGTCAGTTGTTTTAACATTTGGAGCTTTCGTCGGGAAGAGAATGGTCTGCTCGAAAGGCGGATTTCCTCAGTTGTGTGCTCTTGAACTATGTGCACAATATGATTTGGAAGAGTGGATGGTAGAAGAAGGGTCGATGCCATGTCTTCATACCTTGACTATAATTGAATGCAAGAAGTTGAAGGATCTTCCGGATCAGCTCAGATACATAACTTCCTTGAAGGAACTGCAGATGAAGGGAATGACGACGGAGTGGAAAGTAAAATTGGTACCCGGTGGGGAGGATTACTACAAAGTCCAACACATTCCCAGTGTCCAAATAATCAAATGTGACGACGAATAA
- the LOC104778656 gene encoding probable disease resistance RPP8-like protein 2 isoform X2, which produces MVEGVVSFGVQKLWELLSRESHRLQGVEDQVSELKHQIGTLQSLLEDADAKRLESKRVNNFLEDVKDIVYDAEDIFETFLLKEERGKEKGIRRRTKRFACFLVDLQKMGSDIKDLTMRISEVVGRMQGFGIQQIIDGGHSPSVQDRQREQREFRQTFPNNYESDLVGVEKIVDNLVGHLVENDSIQMVSISGMGGIGKSTLARQVFHHDMVRRHFDGFAWICVSQEFTQKHIWQRILQELRPHDKAITHVEELQSKLFQLLETDRYFIVLDDIWKEEDWDRRKTVFPKKSGLKMLVTSRNEGVGLHADPTCFAFRPKILTPEESWKLCKRIVFPRRDETEFTVDEGLEALGNKMVTYCGGLPLAVKVLGGLLAMKQTVTEWKRVCDSIGPQIIGAYHFDDKNLNPVFRVLSLSYENLPRCLKHCFLYLAHYPEDYKINVTKLFSYWAAEGIITSFYNGATIRDSAEGYLEELVRRNMVIAEKSYLTTRIEYFHMHDMMREVCLSNAREENFLQVIKVPESTSTFNAQSSSRARRLAVHSGSDALHMLGDKKNKKARSLLLLGVEEDFWIQSSPGSRRLPLLRVLDLSGVKFEGGKLPSSIGKLIHLRFLSLFNARVSYLPSSLRKLKLLLHLNLSVSAESVYVPNVLKEMQELRYLSLPASMCNKTMLELGDLVHLETLWFFSTKHSIVTDLLCMSKLRALYVCFTDGCTSESLTSSLRELRNLEKLSLYVSHKISLADNGGEFVLDFIHLKDLVLCMHMPRFPDQYRFPPHLAHIGLFECRMEEDPMLVLEKLLHLKSVVLTFGAFVGKRMVCSKGGFPQLCALELCAQYDLEEWMVEEGSMPCLHTLTIIECKKLKDLPDQLRYITSLKELQMKGMTTEWKVKLVPGGEDYYKVQHIPSVQIIKCDDE; this is translated from the exons ATGGTTGAGGGAGTTGTGTCATTTGGAGTACAAAAGCTTTGGGAGCTCCTGAGTCGAGAATCACACCGACTACAGGGAGTTGAAGACCAAGTTTCTGAACTAAAACATCAGATTGGAACATTACAGTCATTGTTGGAAGATGCAGATGCCAAAAGACTTGAAAGTAAAAGGGTGAATAACTTCTTGGAAGATGTCAAAGACATTGTTTATGATGCTGAGGATATATTCGAAACTTTTCTTcttaaagaagaaagaggaaaagaaaaagggatCAGGAGGCGTACGAAAAGATTTGCGTGCTTCTTAGTTGACCTCCAGAAAATGGGTTCAGATATAAAAGACTTAACTATGAGAATCTCTGAAGTGGTTGGGCGTATGCAGGGTTTTGGGATCCAACAGATCATCGATGGTGGCCATTCACCATCTGTGCAAGACAGACAAAGGGAGCAAAGGGAGTTCCGACAGACATTTCCTAACAATTATGAAAGCGATCTTGTGGGGGTGGAAAAGATTGTTGACAACTTGGTTGGTCATTTAGTTGAAAATGATAGCATTCAAATGGTATCTATATCCGGGATGGGCGGTATTGGTAAATCCACTCTGGCCAGACAAGTTTTTCATCATGACATGGTAAGACGCCATTTTGATGGGTTCGCATGGATCTGTGTTTCACAAGAGTTCACACAGAAGCATATTTGGCAAAGGATCTTGCAGGAACTTAGACCACATGATAAGGCCATTACACATGTGGAAGAACTCCAGAGTAAACTCTTCCAGCTATTGGAAACCGACCGATACTTCATCGTCCTTGACGATATatggaaagaagaagactgGGATAGAAGAAAAACAGTGTTTCCGAAGAAAAGTG GTTTGAAGATGCTAGTTACTTCTCGCAATGAGGGTGTTGGTTTACATGCTGATCCAACATGTTTTGCCTTTAGACCAAAAATACTTACTCCCGAAGAAAGTTGGAAGCTATGTAAGAGGATAGTATTCCCTAGAAGAGATGAAACCG AATTTACAGTTGATGAAGGACTAGAAGCCTTGGGTAATAAAATGGTTACATATTGTGGAGGACTGCCGTTAGCCGTTAAAGTGTTGGGTGGGTTGTTAGCTATGAAACAGACAGTTACTGAATGGAAAAGAGTATGTGACAGTATTGGACCTCAGATCATAGGAGCATATCACTTTGATGACAAAAATCTCAATCCAGTTTTCCGAGTATTGTCTTTGAGCTATGAAAACTTGCCAAGGTGTTTAAAGCATTGTTTCCTCTACCTAGCCCACTACCCGGAGGATTACAAGATAAATGTGACTAAATTGTTTAGTTATTGGGCTGCAGAAGGAATTATAACGTCATTTTACAATGGAGCAACCATTCGAGATAGTGCAGAAGGCTATCTAGAAGAGCTAGTGAGGAGAAATATGGTTATTGCTGAAAAGAGCTATTTGACTACAAGAATAGAATACTTTCACATGCATGACATGATGAGAGAGGTATGTTTATCAAATGCAAGAGAAGAGAATTTTCTTCAAGTCATCAAAGTCCCTGAATCCACCTCTACCTTCAATGCTCAATCTTCTAGCAGAGCTCGCCGACTTGCCGTACATAGTGGTAGTGATGCCCTACACATGCTGggggataaaaaaaataaaaaagccagATCTCTTTTACTGTTGGGAGTTGAAGAAGACTTTTGGATACAGTCATCTCCAGGCTCTCGAAGATTACCATTGCTTAGAGTGTTGGATCTCTCTGGAGTAAAGTTTGAGGGAGGGAAGTTACCTTCCAGCATTGGAAAGCTCATCCACTTGAGATTCTTGAGCTTATTCAACGCAAGGGTATCTTATTTACCTTCTTCTCTGCGGAAACTAAAGCTTCTGCTCCATTTGAACTTAAGTGTTTCTGCGGAATCAGTTTATGTGCCAAATGTTTTGAAAGAGATGCAAGAACTAAGGTATCTCTCCTTACCTGCGTCAATGTGTAATAAAACAATGTTGGAACTGGGTGATCTAGTGCATCTGGAGACGTTGTGGTTTTTCTCGACGAAACACAGTATTGTGACGGACCTCCTCTGCATGTCCAAGCTCAGGGCTCTTTATGTATGTTTCACTGACGGGTGTACTTCTGAATCTCTAACGTCATCTCTACGTGAATTGAGAAACCTGGAGAAGCTTAGTTTATATGTTTCACACAAAATCAGCTTGGCTGATAACGGGGGCGAATTCGTTCTGGATTTTATTCATCTTAAGGATTTAGTGTTGTGCATGCATATGCCAAGGTTTCCTGATCAATATCGGTTCCCTCCCCACCTTGCTCACATAGGACTATTCGAATGCCGCATGGAGGAGGATCCAATGTTGGTTCTAGAGAAGTTGCTTCATTTGAAGTCAGTTGTTTTAACATTTGGAGCTTTCGTCGGGAAGAGAATGGTCTGCTCGAAAGGCGGATTTCCTCAGTTGTGTGCTCTTGAACTATGTGCACAATATGATTTGGAAGAGTGGATGGTAGAAGAAGGGTCGATGCCATGTCTTCATACCTTGACTATAATTGAATGCAAGAAGTTGAAGGATCTTCCGGATCAGCTCAGATACATAACTTCCTTGAAGGAACTGCAGATGAAGGGAATGACGACGGAGTGGAAAGTAAAATTGGTACCCGGTGGGGAGGATTACTACAAAGTCCAACACATTCCCAGTGTCCAAATAATCAAATGTGACGACGAATAA
- the LOC104768599 gene encoding NADPH-dependent pterin aldehyde reductase yields MTIATPFSGAANSVTAARTVLITGVSKGLGRALALELAKRGHTVIGCARTQEKLTALQSELSSSANHLLLTADVKLNSSVEELAHTIMEKKGVPDIIVNNAGTINKNSKIWEVSAEDFDNVMDTNVKGVANVLRHFIPLMLPRKQGIIVNLSSGWGRSGAALVAPYCASKWAIEGLSRAVAKEVAEGMAVVALNPGVINTELLTSCFGNSASLYQAPDAWAVKAATMILNLTAGDNGGSLTV; encoded by the exons ATGACGATTGCGACGCCTTTCAGTGGGGCAGCGAACTCTGTTACGGCGGCGAGGACCGTTCTGATAACGGGGGTGAGCAAAGGTCTGGGAAGAGCCCTAGCTCTGGAGCTGGCGAAGAGAGGTCACACTGTCATAGGATGCGCTCGTACTCAAGAGAAGCTCACTGCTCTTCAATCGGAGCTCTCCTCCTCGGCTAATCATCTCCTCCTCACCGCCGATGTG AAATTAAACAGCAGTGTTGAAGAACTGGCACACACTATTATGGAGAAGAAGGGTGTCCCAGATATCATAG TTAACAACGCTGGTACTATCAATAAGAACAGCAAGATTTGGGAAGTCTCTGCAGAAGATTTTGACAATGTCATGGATACAAACGTTAAAGGGGTAGCAAATGTGCTGCGTCATTTTATCCCTTTGATGCTCCCACGTAAGCAAGGGATAATTGTGAATCTGTCTTCTGGATGGGGAAGATCTGGTGCTGCCCTG GTTGCACCTTACTGTGCATCGAAATGGGCGATTGAGGGGTTAAGCCGAGCTGTGGCGAAGGAGGTAGCTGAAGGAATGGCAGTGGTTGCATTAAATCCAGGCGTGATCAACACAGAATTGCTCACTTCCTGCTTTGGCAACTCAGCGTCCTTGTATCAAGCTCCTGATGCTTG GGCTGTGAAGGCTGCGACGATGATTCTGAACCTTACAGCGGGAGACAATGGCGGGTCTCTCACGGTCTGA
- the LOC104768630 gene encoding zinc finger CCCH domain-containing protein 5-like: MEGERHEEAAGEMEGFEESKDKAAEMSRKEKRKAMKKLKRKQVRKEIAEKEREETEAKLNDPAEQERLKAIEEEEARMREKELKEFEESERAWREAMEIKRKKEEEEEAKREEEERRWKDLDELRKLEASGNNECAEDEDGEYEYIEEGPPEIIFQGNEIILRKNKVRVPKKPLVQVDGNEISDRPTSNPLPPGTEACASYQNVSSAQQILENVAQEVPNFGTEQDKSHCPFHLKTGACRFGPRCSRVHFYPNKSCTLLMKNMYNGPGIAWEQDEGLEYTDEEAERCYEEFYEDVHTEFQKYGELINFKVCRNGSFHLKGNVYVHYRSLESAILAYQSINGRYFAGKQVKCEFVNISRWKVAICGEYMKSRLKTCSRGSACNFIHCFRNPGGDYEWADHDRPPPRFWIHKMTALFGYSDEKHMEHESLGSLNDSRLDLPTDTHRQPSRRSRLRDHEHANGGSKISCRSRNNHGDTRENTRGDKLSRQAENSHDGDDSPSRDGSLEREMYKERRHAKDTLHRDSRWSEHSPGHRVIRKRTHGMYSDDDFSDGDDNGRRETGHKRKSRRGTDSEAQEQMDDKKDRKTRRSSRKHSREGSSADREESHEHGRVRTSKLRDERSSSRYSHAEVSTESRHRQHKGSDLRVNGENNRKRSVETTPPTECRRSDKEDRGKSKERHRYNSQDPDSDRSRKGKRQTGLSSEESSDRETHNERPHRHRKRRRSQNSDDKSRKFAEESEEVEEEFERWRPV; the protein is encoded by the exons ATGGAAGGGGAACGACACGAGGAAGCGGCGGGGGAGATGGAAGGTTTTGAAGAGAGTAAAGACAAAGCGGCGGAGATGAGTCGTAAGGAGAAGCGAAAAGcgatgaagaaattgaagaggaaGCAGGTGAGGAAGGAGATAgcggagaaggagagagaggagaCGGAGGCTAAGTTAAACGATCCGGCGGAACAGGAGAGGCTGAAGGCGATTGAGGAAGAGGAGGCGCGGATGAGAGAGAAGGAGTTGAAGGAGTTCGAGGAGAGTGAGAGAGCTTGGAGAGAGGCTATGGAGattaagaggaagaaagaagaggaagaagaagcgaaacgagaagaggaagagaggcgTTGGAAGGATCTAGACGAGTTGAGAAAGCTTGAG GCTAGTGGGAACAATGAATGTGCCGAGGATGAGGATGGTGAATATGAATATATCGAAGAAGGGCCTCCAGAAATTATATTCCAAGGAAATGAGATCATTCTCAGAAAGAACAAAGTGAGGGTTCCAAAGAAGCCCCTAGTTCAGGTGGATGGAAACGAG ATTTCTGACAGGCCTACATCAAATCCTCTACCTCCGGGAACTGAAGCTTGTGCCAGCTATCAGAATGTTAGTTCTGCGCAACAGATTCTGGAGAATGTTGCACAAGAAGTACCCAACTTTGGAACTGAGCAG GATAAATCTCATTGTCCTTTTCATTTGAAAACTGGAGCTTGTCGGTTTGGCCCACGTTGTAGCAGAGTTCATTTCTACCCCAATAAATCGTGCACACTACTTATGAAGAACATGTATAATGGTCCTGGTATTGCTTGGGAACAGGATGAGGGGCTTGAG TATACAGATGAGGAGGCTGAACGTTGTTATGAAGAATTTTATGAAGATGTTCATACAGAGTTTCAAAAGTATGGAGAACTTATTAATTTCAAG GTGTGTAGAAATGGCTCATTCCACTTGAAGGGCAATGTATACGTACACTACAGATCATTAGAATCAGCTATTCTTGCTTACCAGTCCATTAATGGTCGATACTTTGCTGGTAAACAG GTAAAATGCGAGTTTGTCAACATCTCAAGATGGAAAGTTGCCATATGTGGGGAGTACATGAAGTCCAGGCTTAAA ACTTGTTCTCGTGGTTCTGCTTGCAATTTTATTCATTGTTTCCGAAATCCTGGTGGAGACTACGAATGGGCTGACCATGACAGACCACCTCCAAGATTCTGGATTCACAAAATGACCGCTTTATTTGGTTATTCAGATGAAAAGCACATGGAGCATGAATCTTTAGGGTCATTGAACGATTCGAGATTAGATCTACCAACAGATACACACAG GCAACCTTCAAGAAGATCTAGATTGAGGGACCATGAACATGCAAACGGTGGATCTAAGATTTCTTGTAGGAGCCGTAACAATCATGGTGATACCCGGGAGAATACTCGTGGAGACAAACTTAGTAGGCAGGCCGAGAACAGTCATGATGGAGATGACAGTCCTAGCAGAGATGGGAGTTTAGAGAGGGAGATGTATAAAGAGCGACGGCATGCTAAGGACACATTGCATCGTGATAGCAGATGGTCTGAACACTCTCCTGGACATAGGGTGATAAGGAAAAGAACCCATGGGATGTattctgatgatgatttttCTGATGGAGATGACAATGGTAGGAGAGAAACGGGTCACAAACGAAAATCCAGAAGAGGGACAGATTCAGAAGCTCAAGAACAGATGGACGATAAAAAGGACAGGAAAACCCGCCGTAGTTCAAGAAAACACAGTAGGGAAGGGTCATCAGCTGACCGTGAGGAGAGTCATGAACATGGTAGGGTTCGTACATCGAAACTTCGGGATGAAAGAAGCAGCTCAAGATATTCGCACGCGGAAGTTTCAACTGAAAGTAGACATCGTCAGCATAAAGGATCAGACCTTCGAGTTAATGGAGAAAATAACAGGAAGAGAAGTGTAGAAACTACTCCTCCCACAGAATGTCGTCGGTCAGATAAAGAAGATAGGGGCAAAAGCAAAGAGAGGCACAGATACAATTCCCAAGATCCTGACTCTGATCGAAGCAGGAAAGGAAAACGTCAGACTGGTTTATCAAGTGAGGAGAGTTCAGATAGAGAAACACACAATGAGAGACCTCATCGCCATAGAAAAAGAAGACGGTCACAAAACTCAGACGACAAGAGTCGTAAATTTGCTGAGGAATCAGAGGAAGTCGAAGAAGAGTTTGAGCGTTGGAGACCAGTGTGA